In Magallana gigas chromosome 1, xbMagGiga1.1, whole genome shotgun sequence, the sequence GGTGTCgagtctttttttttcttttttttttctttttgctgtTAACGTTTCCTGCGCAAATGCACATAAACGTAAATCGTATAAAGATATACAAAAGATACAACACAAAAGATAATATTTACTTCTCCTTACATTTAGATAATCTTATAAATCAACTCATTCCGATGTCGAATTTTTCACACAATATTCTTTAACAgctttaaaattgttgtttaagGACATCCTCGAGTAAATGtccttattttttcttttgaattttgtcAATACATTTCTCGATACATCACCAGGAACTTCttgatttttgaattatattaattaaaaataacaattttctttgttatttgCTCTCTTGAATATGAAACTTTATATGAATCATgctgtgtaatattcaaagatagaattaattccactaaactgtgtatcagtaatcgaaatgcTTCTAAAAATTGTTCACGTCTGGATCCacgcaatattgaactctagtcccgttcaaccagacgctcggctgtctccgttaatctccgactacgaagagagactctctgcttttcggagatttacggatatagccgagcgtctggttgcaCGAAACTTTATTGAAcactggcgtaggaatacatacaactacaaaatataattaaattgttcgtactttataaaatctgactattttcaaggtatttaaaaAACGTTTCCTTGAAAACcaatggtacagcatacagtTCACCGAATTTATccattattttcaagatctaagtcttgtcagcggtgatgatttgtgctcaggtccaaacactgtttcactttgggtttgccagagtaactgcataggacagttgattaaaatcaactcccaaaaagtggTATATAAGAATGTTTCTCATAGTATAATTTGTTatgtttattattcatttacaaacaaatctAATCTAGGAGTAGCAACAAGATTTTGTGATGAACATGGAGAATGGGAACCTCCTAACTTTATCAACTGCACCAACGAAGCTTTGGTGAATGCATCGTCACTTGTAAGTTACCTTACATAATGCataaacaatgatttattaCATCATGAGTGtatgaatcattttttattgtagtaaaaatctttcaaaataagttttgttttttttcaagttgGAAAGTATCATCGGAAATGAAACACAGGATCAAGTAAACAATACTCTACAACTGATGAAAAACCTGACATCGTCAACAAATGGAATCGGTGCTGGTGATCTGAGTTTGCCCCTTGGTGTTTTAGAGAAGATTGTAACAGTAACCAACGCTACAGGATTACCTATCGAAAAAGAGGTCATGTATTGGAATTATCTACGTTATAACCTCTCATTCATTCACCTATTATTAAAAAGTGTTGGACtagaaaattgtgaaaagtcGGCGAAAACGTTTCCCTCGTTATCAACACTGAATAATTGTTTTGACCCTTTTCACTCAAAAGTACTGATTATTTTCTTGGTTAAAgtgatatgattttaaaatgtacgTGTACCTGTTTTCTATGCCTGCAGCAAAAACTTCGAACAGTAGAATAAATTTGTAACTAACACGTTCAAAGTAAATTTTGTTTGTGATTCTACTTGCTTATTTTATATTCAATGGCAATTCATTGTTCCGTCCTTCtccttttgatttattcaatgGAACATGTTCAAAGCACTATGTAAATCTTGCCTAAATAGTCGGATTAACATGTGTCATAAGAAGCGTTTACTCATAAACTGTTTCACTAAGTCTTGTGTTTCTAAAATATGTAACTAAAATTATCAACAGCAAACTAGTTATGACACAAATATTTGCATATGGCTCTCTTATTTCAGTTCTCTGATTTTAGGTGAAAGATAATTTTATGTTTACCGCAATTTGCACTTAACGTCCATTGTCTTAATTTGTTGATGTATAATGTCCATGTTATCTTTATTAGCGTATACCTGAATAATGCACAGACACAAAAAAGAACAGATATTTCACGGTGTTGGAATAATTAGTGTGTCTTTTAGGATGTCGCAATATACAGCTTACAATGTACACAAAGAATACCGTTCACAATGTCAATTTCCTTATAAATTTAACAGTAAcgatattttatatgttttaattaatttcaggTATTTTACGCTgttattgataacattttatcgCCCAATAACTCAAACTCTTGGACTACTGTAAGCAAAGAGgtaaatttacattatacaatattgtaatataaatcaaaaacaaatcatttggtataaaaattttaatgaagttcTTGTATTTGTGTATTTATTAACTAAATATGACAAAGTTAAAAGTTGTCATTACTTAGAAGAGCATACTTGTGGCCTGGAGCACAATCAATCCATCGTTTAATGTCAAACCTGAAAGATTTATTATATTAACCAGCTTAATATTTCGATCATCTGTGCATGGTCAACACTTGTTCGAGGTCATTGTACAACACTTACTGATTTTCAGAGTGAGGTGATACAAAGAATACTAACAGTAGTTCGAATACGCTTTCGTTTAAACGAACACAAACATAATATTCAATGTAAATAAGTATTTTGTGTCAAGTATTTGGGATTGTTCTTTTGTTACAGAGTCCAAACATCTCTAAAGCGTACAATATTCATTTTACAAACAATccaaaactcaaattaaaaaaaaattgacaagtgatAAATTTATctgaaactttaattttaacacATAATGTAAGAAAAGTTCAATAAATTAGGTAAGGaaataacagttaaaaaaaaaaacatggcatGCATTTAGCAGAAAAGTATAACGCTTCATTGTGGTTTATTTGCTCACTAATATCAATTAGTATTTTACAAAGTTTGTTACTTTTAGGCAGAAAAAGACCCCAGCTTTCTCCTAAAAAATATGGACCGTTTCAGCAAGATTACACTCCAAAACGACAATATTACAACGACTAAATTTAACGGATCTAATTTTGGTAAAAAGCCATTTCCTTATCGTTTATAATTGCCAatacatgtagaagaaaaaaCACTGTATAaattgatgggttttttttaaagagcttGTTATCAACCGGGCAAAAATCGATGAAACGGGAATACGTTTTCCGGATGAACAATCAAACAACGTTTCTCTAAACTCCGAAGAAATTTCTACCTTTCTGAAATTACCAAAACAAGCATCAAACGCtacaaaaggtaaaaaaaaactatttttgttcGGTATATGCATTTATTGTTAAAGacaattatgtaaaaacacgatTTAATAACAATTATTGATACTGGAAGAGTATTTCAACcaatctttcaattttttttatttattgtttttttaatgtttccaCAAGCGATCAACTATGTTGCTGTTCtatataaaacaatgttagacaTTCTGGGATCTGATTCTAACAGGTAAACTGTTAAAACAAGTTTTCAGTTTTCGtttaaatctttatttacaTCTAGCTAAATCTGTGTTAATCTGACAAATACTCAAACATCTGATTTGATATTATcataatgtatgattttttttaaatttgcttcgaTACTAAACTTGATATATCTTACTCATATCTTTTTGGAAAATCAATTAAACCAACCAGTAAAGGGTTGAAAGGCAAACAGGGGGAAAAGTCTAAGCAAAGATCCTTTGTCAATTCCCAAATATTGTCCCTCACGACACAGAAAGACCTAGGAGTGTTAAATCCACCTCTCAATCTAAAGTTTGGACACACCGTAAAAGTAAGATGTCAGAAATATGTGATTTTGGTTTACAGTTGACATAAAgttattatgtaaaattaacttaaaagTTTCCTATTTTAGCCGACGTGTAAAGTGCAATTAACCTAGGTTAATTCAATTGGTTTATTTAAgctgtttttatattatttgtatcGTTCATTGTGTATTTAGAATACGTCTACAGAAATGCGCGCTGTATGTGTCTCCTGGGATTTCAATCTAAAGTATGTTATTGTGAACAAATTGTTTTctctgattttaaaattaaagctttttaatacaaaagttACAGCAATAAGTGGGTTTAtttctaattcatttttttttcatatagtaAATGGTCTGAGGAGGAATGCACTGTGAACCAAACAAATCGTCAGAGAACAGTTTGCCAGTGTAACCATCTCACAAACTTTGCTATATTAATGAGACCATACACTCAGGTAAAGGCCCCTTTCTTATACAAATAGAGTCAaagaaatcaaaaatgaaatttgctGTTGATATTCCAAACTACCTTGACTACATTTTAGGTATCAGAAGAAAGTCCATTCTTAAAAacgatgtctcttgttggagtAGCTCTCTCCATAGCTTTTACGTTTCTTACTTCTTTGATTTACATTCTGACATGGAGGTATCTAAGACTGATTTGTATCATGCACAAATATAACTCCAGCGAGTATAGATGTACTACAGAAAGTTTACATCATTTCATTGCATGTAAATTTCAGATTTATTAGAAGTGACAAAAACATCATGATGCTGAATATTTGTGGATCGTTAATACTGTcgtatacaatatttatatcGTCAGTGGAACAGACAGCGAATGAggtaaaaatcaatttctacCTCCTGATAAGTGATAGGTATATGAGTGTACAATGTGAATATATAACATCATAATTAAAGTACAAACGTAGATCTTACAAagaaacattcaaaataaattgataaaatgtataaCATAAAATACTCATGTTATCTGGTAACCAATATGTGAATATATAGTTcttatacatttaatatatacatgtacgtagattttataaagaaaaaaaacaatgcacAAAAATTCATAATGCATTAAACAATCATGTAAAATTGTaccttaataaatatattgaaaattattggATTCATATTTGTAAAGTAGTaatctgtatacatgtaccgaCACTGAGTATATATTTAATCACCGgcgtttaattattttttatgtttcagGTTGCTTGCGTCGCGATAACGGCCATTATCCACTACTTTTTCTTAGTGACATTCTTCAGTATGCTCGGGTTAGGTGTTTATTACTTCATGAGTATTTCAGTGACTTACTATGCCCTGTATGTTGCAAACAACTTCAAGTCGAAATCAAGGATTCGTTGGTTTCTGGGTGGAATCTGGGGTATGTATTTGAATGAACCTTTCACGAGTTGGATTTAACcttttagatatattttcatataatgtaagatatttccttttgttttatttaaataaatcttaaaattttaaaaagttgtatagACTTTTCAAACGTTCGTTTAAGTgaccaatttttttctttattttattttgtatcataATGCGATGAAATTTTAACTTTTGGGGGTTGGTGGGATCATcaccaaaaaaaaccctcatTTGAATTATATCTTCAGACTACATATGCATTcacataaacaaaatataattaacagCTGAATAATTCTAATACAATTTATATGGAATCATTACAAGTTCATGTATCCATATACAAGTTACATGGATGCATGTTTACGTATTTTTTAAAGCACTTGgttaattattttcttcaatttcataCATAATATCGTTGGGATTACTTCAGTTCATTTGACGCAATTTGAAGGAGGCGGGGCTTAAAGCGATTTAAATTGCCCTGTCAACACGGTATACATCGATCAAAAAAAGAGTCGGGTAGTTGCGTAAAATACCAATATGGAAGTAGAtgtaagtattaaaaaaataaggatgatattgtttcattctCATAGCGGTTATTTTGCAGGTATACCAGTCATTATTACTGCAACAAATCTTGGAGCGTTTTGGGGTAAAGGATACCACCTGAAGTCATAGTACGCGTATTTTACATAGTATTATCTTTGCAAGAACTAAAGAATGTATCTACTTTTACATACATACTTGAAAACAGAATTTATTGCCGTAAATATGTTTACCAATGACTCCAGTcggtaaagaaatattttttaactttttagctGCTGGCTGTCAATCAAAAGTGGCTCTCTCTATTTGTTTATCATTCCAGTTTGTCTGATTAGTTTGGTAAGTTCTTGAGCAACAAATTCTACTATTCAGTTTTTCCTTGCACATCAAATTCTTCAAAAGCGTAAAGACATTTGGAGATTTTTCAGGGCACCGAATTTAAATGTTTCTCATAGAATTGAAACTCAATGTTGTTTCACTATGAAAACTAATTGTGTTTTTTTCCTTCAGATCAACATTCTCATAATTGTTTCACTTTTGAGGGTGTTGTTTGCTTCAAGCATAGTGGCAAGATCTTCCATACAGAGGAAAGCGTCGTGAGTCAAACCAAGAATAATCttgatattcatataatttGGTTTACTAGcagtgtagaaaaaaaattgttttattagtACCTATGCCGCAACATAATCCGACAATCGAATATCAAacataaagtttaacataataaaataatactaGTTTTCACAAACATATCGCATGTATCCacaaaacatgcaaaatacttgttcatagttttttttctgaGCCACAAACCCACTAacataa encodes:
- the LOC136270876 gene encoding adhesion G protein-coupled receptor B1-like, producing the protein MISIAFGDRQNMFKTILCLNFCISSSFAYVNLALGRPTYQYPESFKYNTNSNNAVDGQKSDLYVNGGQCSCTNAGQNATWWVNLTSIYSIHDIRIYYPNNSYWSVRGKTQLLGFSIYVSNTTSKSDGVLCYIDDNFTLDTFPDVFDTPCSLNGQYVIYYNERLPNVTYFYYYVLSVFISLCEVEVYGCPLPGYTGDDCYISCSDPDCRKSHVKTGTCQGCDSRYTKHQYVFDPKELMSCKDEQIYGILWNTTMAGITLKEPCPKYQKGVATRFCDEHGEWEPPNFINCTNEALVNASSLLESIIGNETQDQVNNTLQLMKNLTSSTNGIGAGDLSLPLGVLEKIVTVTNATGLPIEKEVFYAVIDNILSPNNSNSWTTVSKEAEKDPSFLLKNMDRFSKITLQNDNITTTKFNGSNFELVINRAKIDETGIRFPDEQSNNVSLNSEEISTFLKLPKQASNATKAINYVAVLYKTMLDILGSDSNSKGLKGKQGEKSKQRSFVNSQILSLTTQKDLGVLNPPLNLKFGHTVKNTSTEMRAVCVSWDFNLNKWSEEECTVNQTNRQRTVCQCNHLTNFAILMRPYTQVSEESPFLKTMSLVGVALSIAFTFLTSLIYILTWRFIRSDKNIMMLNICGSLILSYTIFISSVEQTANEVACVAITAIIHYFFLVTFFSMLGLGVYYFMSISVTYYALYVANNFKSKSRIRWFLGGIWGIPVIITATNLGAFWGKGYHLKSYCWLSIKSGSLYLFIIPVCLISLINILIIVSLLRVLFASSIVARSSIQRKASSGLRSLGTLLPVLGVTWLFGILAVNENAVVFQYLFVIANSFQGFFIFVSHVVLDKKVRQGIGNRYQSLSTILSFAERGTKETTLSSQGPSKSKSNEQLMKPKKKSFLKKFRQTKEKTSELSMSEKTMSTSCPQSVSHEKRNETNSD